The Desulfovibrio sp. G11 region TGAAGTACGGGCCGGACGTTTCCGCGCCGATCTCTATTACCGCCTGACCACCCTGAGCCTGCACCTGCCGCCCTTGCGCCAGCGCATCGGCGATATCCCGGCGATTGTCCACGCCCTGCTGGCCCGACGGGGATTGCCCAACTGTTTTTCCCCGCGTGGTCTGGCCATGCTGGGGGAATACGCCTGGCCGGGCAATATCCGCGAACTGGAAGCGCTGGTGCGCCGCTATACCCTGCTGTTGGAAGGCTCCAGCCCCGACGACCAGCTCTTGCAAGAACTGCTGGAAGAGCTGCGCCTCACACAGGCCGCCCCTTGCCCTGACGCCGTGCCGGAATCGGCCGCCCAAGGGAGCGCGCCCCCCGCGCACGCGACCCCCTGCTCCGCGCCCTCGCTCAGGGAACAACTGGAGCGCTGCGAATGCGATATTCTGAAGCAAGCCTTGGCCAACGCCAACCACAACCGCGCTCTGGCCGCACGCGCCTTGGGCATCAGTCCCAACACCCTGTGGCGCAAACTCAAAACCTGTAAAGCCTGACTTTCAATCTAGAGCATTTCACGTGTAATCTGCTCTAGAAAGGGCCGAAAGGGCAGGAGGAAATATCCGAAAGGGCCTTGCCGCACAGCGGACAAGGCCCTGTTATTAATTACGAATTCGTCTTACACGGACGCGCCGGAAGGCAAAACAACCGCCCCCAAACAAAGGGATGTCTCTACAACGCCTTGCGCACCGCCTCCAGCACCGCGTCATAATCCGGCTCGTGCGTCACTTCGGGCACCAGTTGGACATAGCGCAGAACGCCGTCAGCGCCCACCACAAAGACGGCGCGGGCCAACAGCCGCAATTCCTTGATCAGCACGCCGTAATTGGTCCCAAAGCTGACGTCCCGATGATCAGACAGGCTGCTCACGGCAGCCACCCCGGCAGCGCCGCACCAGCGGGCCTGCGCAAAGGGCAGGTCGCAACTCACTGCCGCGATCCGCACCTTGTCGGACAGGGCGGCGGCTTCCTTGTTGAAGCGGCGGACTTCCATGTCGCAAACCGGCGTATCCAGCGAAGGCACCGTCACCAGCACCGCAACCTTGCCCGCAAAATCCTTGACGGTGCGCGGGCTCAAATCATTGGCCAGCACAGTGAAATCCGGGGCCTTTTGCCCGACAACGGGGAGTTCCCCCACCAGAGTCAACGGATTACCCATAAATGTGACGCTGTTCATATGCGCCCGTCAAAATGATTATGGGGCTTGGCTATTCTTTCGTTGGATTGGTTTGTTTTTTTGTAGGAGTTCAGGGAGGTTTTATTCCGGCCGGGCGAGAAATGGGAGCATTGCTGGCTCTACATGATTTTCGTTATCTTCTGCTGATCGTGGGCGTAGCCATGGGAGCCCTCGCCGTTTGTGCCGAGCCGGCCGTGTGGGTGCTGAATGCCCAGGTGGAAGAAGTTTCAGGCGGGCATATCAAAAAGAGCGTGATGTTGATATCTCTGTCTCTTGGCGTGGCGACCGCCGTGGGGCTTGCCATGGTTCGGGTTATCACGGGGTTGAGCATCTGGTGGTTCCTGATCCCTGGGTATGTACTGGCTCTGGGGCTTATGCGCTTTTGTCCTCGAATGTTCACGGCTATTGCCTTTGATTCCGGTGGGGTGGCATCCGGGCCGATGGCCTCCACCTTTATTCTTGCCTTCACGCTTGGAGCGTCGCATAGCTTGGGCGGCAATCCTATTGCCGATGCTTTTGGCGTCATTGCCATGATAGCCATGACGCCGCTGATAGCCATCCAACTCCTTGGGATTTTTTTTGATCGCCGGGAACGTGCAGTGAAGCTACGCCATAAGTAATAAATACGACCTCGACATGCCAAAACAGTATTAACTCATCAAAAAGGTGTGTAAGAGGTTAAAGTGCAAAAGATGGATGTTCAGTTATGACTTCAATGGCAACAACATACACTCCGGGCAAGCTTTTGGTGAGCATTGTAAACAGAAACCAGGGCGAAGCCATTGTAGCTGTTACAAAAAAAGCCGGAGCGCGTGGCGGTACGATTTTGATGGCCAAGGGCACGGCCGATAATGCCATTTTACGCATGCTTTATCTTGCGCAGACGGAAAAAGACTTGGTGCTTACGCTTGTTCAGGATGATGCTATCCCTACGGTCGTTACCGCCTTGCGTGAAGATGCGTATTTGAAAAAAAAGGCTTCCGGTGTGGGTTTTGTTATTCAAGTACCTGGAATTTTGCGGCATACTCTTTCAACTGTTTGTGAACTTCCATTTTTTCCCATAGAAGATGTAGAAGAGGTATCCGGCATGAGTGCACAAGCGACCCATGAGATGATTTGCGTCATTGTCAACGTCGGCTATGCTGAAGACGTTATGAGTGCGGCGCGCAAAGCTGGGGCCAAAGGGGGAACCGTTCTCAACGCACGTGGAACAGGGCGGGAAGAGGATGTAAAATTTTTTGGTATTTCGATTGTTCCAGAAAAAGAAACGCTTCTTGTCATTGTGGAAAAAAAGCAGGCGAGAACCATTTTGGATGCCATACGCCAGACTTCATGCCTCAATGAACCTGGCATCGGCATAGCATTCTGCATTGATGTCGAGCAGTTTTTTCTTCTAGGGCCGCTGGCTGAAAAAGCACAGCAATCCTCCTGACACCACATAGAAAACAGCGTGTTACTCAGCAAGACTGTAGGACTCAATACCGGAGAAACGCAAAACAATTAGATTGCTAGTCCGTTGACTGACTTGGGGGTTAGGAAGGGGTTAGTTCGAGGGGGATGCGGATGTCTTTTGATGTATCTGGATGCACTCTAACATTGCTAACTTATTGAACTCACAATTTTAGAGCCTGTCCTTTCACGCCGTCGACAGGGGTTCAAATCCCCTTGGGGACGCCAAATTTGGGTATTACAAAGAACGGTAAAGTCTAAAAAACCTTACCGTTCTTGCTTTTCCGGGCTTAGTTGTAATCCCCGCGTCCAACCAAATCCAGCTTCATCCAAAAGCTTTGTAGGTATTTTTGTAGGTATCGAACCGTGTTAGTCAGGCCCGATACCTACAAGTTAACATGGCTGAATATCTAATGTTTTTGTTCATGTAGGTATTTTACCGTCCAACCATGAACAAGGAGTACCTACATGCCTCTCACCGATATTCAAATCCGCAGTCTGAAAGCCACCGACAAGGAACAAAAGCACTTTGACGGCGGAGGGTTGTATCTTTCCATCCCCAAGACTGGGCGAAAACTCTGGCGCATGGCCTACCGTTTCGACCAGAAGACCAAACTCTTGAGCTTTGGCGAAGTACCCCACCATCACGCTCAAAGATGCGCGGCAGCGCAGGGATGAAGCAAAGAAACTGCTAAGGAAGAACAGCTTTCCGAGGTGAAAGACACCTTTCAGAGTACCGCGCTGGAATGGCACGACACCCGGACAAGCGACTTCACCGAAAAACACCGGGGAACGATCTTGTACCGCCTTGAAAACCAAGTTCCGCATTGGTTCGTTGGCGGCACTCGTCTGGCGAGAGAGCGGCAATCATATATTTCGAGCACGTCATGTTCCAACGCCGCGTCTCTTCATCGCGCTTTTCCTGATCTGCGCGTGAGCGTTGCGGCTTGAATGTGAATGAATTGCGAAGTCCTTTGGTCACTCGACGCATAAGGTCAGTCAGCTTGCGTTGGGCTTTCATGGCCCTGCGCTGCAATTTCGCGGTAGCCCTGGCTCTTTCCCGCTGTAGCATCGGCCCAAGGCCAAGAAACTCAAAAAAGAGGCCGGTCACAACGCGGATCGCCCGTAGGACCACGTAAGCGCCTCCATCTCGCCGGGTGTCATGGTGGGGTTGCCGCCTTGATGGCGGGCAATGCTCCGGCAAGCTGGGCAATATCTTCGATGAGGGAGAGTTGACGCATGGTGAGGGCCCCTACTTGCCCATTGCCGCTAGAGCGGCCCGGATGTTTTCATGAGTCATGCGCGACGCTTCAAGGCGGGCCTTGTTTCCCCATCCCGCCCGGAAAGCATGCGTTTCCCAAAAACGCGCAGAAACGGGATTGCACTTGTCAGCATGCGGGAGGATGCATTCAAGGATGTAAGCCTCTAATGCGTCCGCAAAAATCAGGCTGCCATGGGGGTGACTGCTGGCCCCGTCTGGCAGGAGAGCTAGTTGTAGAGTGTCAACACGTTGTTCACCCTCCTAGCCTTGAAGCTGGAGGTTTTCTGCCAAGAGCCGAGTGTGGTCGCAAGAAATTATACCGATGCGTCCATATCGACAGATAAGCTGTTCTTTT contains the following coding sequences:
- the tpx gene encoding thiol peroxidase; this encodes MNSVTFMGNPLTLVGELPVVGQKAPDFTVLANDLSPRTVKDFAGKVAVLVTVPSLDTPVCDMEVRRFNKEAAALSDKVRIAAVSCDLPFAQARWCGAAGVAAVSSLSDHRDVSFGTNYGVLIKELRLLARAVFVVGADGVLRYVQLVPEVTHEPDYDAVLEAVRKAL
- a CDS encoding DUF1538 domain-containing protein, which codes for MIMGLGYSFVGLVCFFVGVQGGFIPAGREMGALLALHDFRYLLLIVGVAMGALAVCAEPAVWVLNAQVEEVSGGHIKKSVMLISLSLGVATAVGLAMVRVITGLSIWWFLIPGYVLALGLMRFCPRMFTAIAFDSGGVASGPMASTFILAFTLGASHSLGGNPIADAFGVIAMIAMTPLIAIQLLGIFFDRRERAVKLRHK
- a CDS encoding P-II family nitrogen regulator, translated to MTSMATTYTPGKLLVSIVNRNQGEAIVAVTKKAGARGGTILMAKGTADNAILRMLYLAQTEKDLVLTLVQDDAIPTVVTALREDAYLKKKASGVGFVIQVPGILRHTLSTVCELPFFPIEDVEEVSGMSAQATHEMICVIVNVGYAEDVMSAARKAGAKGGTVLNARGTGREEDVKFFGISIVPEKETLLVIVEKKQARTILDAIRQTSCLNEPGIGIAFCIDVEQFFLLGPLAEKAQQSS
- a CDS encoding Arm DNA-binding domain-containing protein, whose translation is MPLTDIQIRSLKATDKEQKHFDGGGLYLSIPKTGRKLWRMAYRFDQKTKLLSFGEVPHHHAQRCAAAQG